In the genome of Rhinolophus ferrumequinum isolate MPI-CBG mRhiFer1 chromosome 24, mRhiFer1_v1.p, whole genome shotgun sequence, one region contains:
- the SKP1 gene encoding S-phase kinase-associated protein 1, producing the protein MPSIKLQSSDGEIFEVDVEIAKQSVTIKTMLEDLGMDDEGDDDPVPLPNVNAAILKKVIQWCTHHKDDPPPPEDDENKEKRTDDIPVWDQEFLKVDQGTLFELILAANYLDIKGLLDVTCKTVANMIKGKTPEEIRKTFNIKNDFTEEEEAQVRKENQWCEEK; encoded by the exons ATGCCTTCGATTAAGTTGCAGAGTTCTGATGGAGAGATATTTGAAGTTGATGTTGAAATTGCCAAACAATCTGTGACTATCAAGACCATGTTGGAAg ATTTGGGAATGGATGATGAAGGCGATGATGACCCAGTTCCTCTACCGAATGTTAATGCAGCGATATTAAAAAAG gTCATTCAGTGGTGCACCCACCACAAGGATGACCCTCCACCGCCTGAGGAtgatgagaacaaagaaaagcgAACAGATGATATCCCTGTTTGGGACCAAGAATTCCTGAAAGTTGACCAAGGAACACTTTTTGAGCTTATTCTG GCTGCAAACTACTTAGACATCAAGGGTTTGCTTGATGTTACATGCAAGACTGTTGCCAATATGATCAAGGGGAAAACTCCTGAGGAGATTCGCAAGACCTTCAATATCAAAAATGACTTCACTGAAGAAGAGGAAGCCCAG GTACGCAAAGAGAACCAGTGGTGTGAAGAGAAGTGA